Proteins from a genomic interval of Methanosarcinales archaeon:
- a CDS encoding site-specific DNA-methyltransferase, giving the protein MSYINTEPDLELTVQEERIQFRSERKRQKDTARLIWASKPRREPSPKDLEFQTAEEVYPNKATGNLTSFFDSGEDEISSQPNRLIWGDNLLVMQALLAQGYEGQIDLIYIDPPFNTGENFNFPNDVKIGDRNYEREMPMNERLAYSDTWERGIDSFLDMLYPRLQLMKRLLSEDGSIYVHLDLHAGHYVKIIMDEIFGKDNFINEIVWQKIRSSKGQAKSFGNVHDIIFCFSKSNLYKFNKQYKKHDPKRFETHYNNIEENTGRRYQLADFTQSGQGEARRFGDIILSPPNGKHWIWSQEKIDEGMENGLIVFTSGGKPRVKRYLDESKGTPIEDIWTDIFPINSQALESLGYPTQKPESLLERIFYASSNEGDLVADLFCGSGTTAAVSEKLGRRWITSDLSKTAIQVARSRLVNQNAAPFIVQNLGNYQRQLIYLKDVKLKEMYNIVLKLYGAVPRDDWQGFGTKKDEKDTLVYVSEPDRPVTGKKAIELAKNAATADGRGYKRLVILAWDYEYNFEEDFARLKKNIKTKQLAAVEFKVIPSDVYRYLRSTNVGDVSIADKITFYQKPYLRLGEPQVKGMNEDSITTTIKIEQYVILDIPLKDESKRPEIEEMLHNNFPALIDFWTVDWDYDSEVFRSKWQAIRDRKKGEPVPIIADANLKRGKKYTIAVRVVDVFGNDASAIKELDLR; this is encoded by the coding sequence ATGTCATATATAAACACTGAACCTGATCTGGAACTCACTGTTCAGGAAGAGCGAATACAATTCCGCAGTGAGAGGAAGCGTCAGAAAGACACTGCCCGCCTCATCTGGGCGTCCAAGCCGCGCCGTGAACCCTCGCCCAAAGACCTTGAGTTCCAGACCGCAGAGGAAGTGTATCCAAATAAGGCGACCGGCAACCTGACGAGTTTCTTTGATTCTGGCGAAGACGAGATTTCCAGCCAGCCGAACCGGCTTATCTGGGGCGATAACCTGCTGGTGATGCAGGCACTGCTTGCGCAGGGGTATGAGGGGCAGATTGATCTGATCTATATTGACCCGCCGTTCAATACCGGGGAGAATTTTAATTTCCCTAATGATGTGAAGATCGGGGATAGGAATTATGAACGGGAAATGCCGATGAATGAACGGCTGGCATATTCTGATACATGGGAAAGGGGGATTGATAGTTTTCTGGATATGTTATATCCGAGATTGCAGTTGATGAAACGATTGCTATCTGAGGATGGAAGCATATATGTACATTTAGATTTACACGCGGGGCATTATGTGAAGATCATAATGGATGAAATTTTTGGGAAAGATAATTTTATTAATGAAATCGTATGGCAAAAAATACGGTCATCTAAAGGTCAAGCAAAATCTTTTGGAAATGTACATGATATAATTTTTTGTTTTTCAAAATCGAACCTATATAAATTTAATAAACAATATAAAAAGCACGATCCTAAAAGATTTGAAACTCATTACAATAATATTGAGGAAAATACTGGGAGAAGGTACCAACTGGCTGATTTTACTCAAAGTGGACAAGGAGAAGCACGAAGGTTTGGCGATATAATTTTATCACCTCCAAATGGGAAACATTGGATTTGGTCCCAAGAAAAAATTGATGAAGGAATGGAAAATGGGTTAATTGTTTTTACAAGTGGTGGGAAGCCACGAGTAAAAAGATATTTGGATGAGTCAAAAGGTACGCCGATTGAAGATATATGGACAGATATTTTTCCCATCAATTCTCAAGCTTTAGAGTCGTTGGGATATCCTACACAAAAACCTGAATCTTTACTTGAACGAATCTTTTATGCATCCTCAAACGAAGGAGACCTTGTTGCCGACTTATTCTGCGGTTCAGGCACCACTGCCGCCGTTTCCGAAAAACTCGGGCGGCGCTGGATAACGTCTGACCTGTCCAAAACTGCCATACAGGTAGCAAGAAGCAGACTTGTGAACCAGAATGCTGCGCCTTTCATTGTCCAGAACCTCGGCAACTACCAGCGCCAGCTCATCTACCTCAAGGACGTGAAGCTCAAAGAGATGTACAACATCGTCCTGAAACTCTACGGTGCCGTACCCCGTGATGACTGGCAGGGTTTCGGAACCAAAAAGGACGAAAAGGACACCCTTGTCTATGTATCTGAACCAGACAGGCCGGTTACTGGCAAGAAAGCCATCGAACTTGCAAAGAATGCAGCCACAGCAGACGGCAGGGGCTACAAACGGCTGGTCATACTTGCGTGGGATTATGAATATAATTTTGAAGAGGATTTTGCGAGGCTTAAAAAGAACATAAAAACAAAGCAGTTGGCAGCAGTCGAGTTCAAGGTCATACCATCAGACGTATACCGTTATCTCAGGAGTACAAACGTAGGTGATGTGTCCATTGCAGATAAGATAACATTCTACCAGAAACCGTATCTGCGGTTGGGTGAGCCGCAAGTAAAGGGTATGAATGAGGATTCGATAACAACCACCATCAAAATAGAACAGTATGTGATACTTGACATTCCGCTGAAAGATGAATCCAAAAGACCTGAGATCGAAGAAATGCTGCACAACAACTTCCCTGCACTCATTGATTTCTGGACTGTGGACTGGGACTATGACAGCGAGGTCTTCAGAAGTAAATGGCAGGCAATACGGGACAGGAAAAAGGGTGAACCAGTACCCATTATTGCAGATGCAAATCTTAAAAGGGGCAAGAAATACACAATTGCAGTAAGGGTGGTTGATGTGTTCGGGAATGATGCATCAGCAATAAAAGAACTTGATCTGAGGTAG